One genomic region from Phaenicophaeus curvirostris isolate KB17595 chromosome 33, BPBGC_Pcur_1.0, whole genome shotgun sequence encodes:
- the TTC5 gene encoding tetratricopeptide repeat protein 5 isoform X2: MAAPAEEAAAEPDEEALRRLEELVSELLRFRDGLPAPPAPGNGAGRDPLEEEMEKTLKLMEEVEVSPEARGRALVLRARALGVCEAGSRRAEEALSRAVKLEPALAAAWTRLGERRWHRGDLEGARACFAGALQHGEDAEARRLLSMVLRAGAAPGGSPGPLRQSLAQAEAAVRCDPRDGRSWYVLGNAYVALFFSTGQSPDLARRALAAYAQAERVDPEAAKNPDLHLNRATVPICPAGPPRAQPPPPAPPPAPSRSPRCGPAPTPTGSSWGASCAACGPRAASPCESPPYEPVQTSTNQYKPVQTSINQYKPVGTPPSMVRSTPSASQCPPIPSQSPPVPPNPLPVPPSAPQSPPSPPQSPPSPSQSPPVPPSPPQCVPAVVPAGPWGCGTRRAPASPSPFTIRPRAGGRPSATPSLSPSPC; the protein is encoded by the exons ATGGCGGCGCCCgcggaggaggcggcggcggagcCCGACGAGGAGGCGCTGAGGCGGCTCGAG GAGCTGGTGTCGGAGCTTTTGCGGTTCCGGGACGGGCTCCCGGCCCCCCCCGCGCCGGGAAATGGAGCGGGAAGGGACCCCCTGGAGGAGGAAATGGAGAAGACCCTGAAGCTGATGGAGGAGGTGGAAG TGTCCCCGGAGGCGCGGGGCCGGGCCCTGGTGCTGCGGGCGCGGGCCCTGGGCGTGTGCGAGGCGGGTTCGCGGCGAGCCGAGGAGGCTCTGAGCCGCGCCGTGAAGCTGGAGCCGGCGCTGGCGGCCGCCTGGACCCGGCTGGGCGAGCGCCGCTGGCACCGAGGAGACCTCGAGGGGGCCCGGGCCTGCTTCGCGGGGGCCCTGCAGCAC GGGGAGGACGCCGAGGCGCGGCGGCTGCTCTCGATGGTCCTtcgggcgggggcggcgccgggggggtccccggggcCCTTACGGCAGAGCCTGGCCCAGGCCGAGGCCGCCGTGCGCTGCGACCCCCGCGACGGACGCTCCTGGT ACGTCCTCGGGAACGCCTACGTCGCTCTCTTCTTCTCCACGGGGCAGAGCCCGGACCTGGCCCGGAGAGCCCTGGCCGCCTACGCCCAGGCC GAGCGCGTGGACCCGGAAGCTGCTAAGAACCCGGATCTACACCTGAACCGCGCCACG GTCCCTATATGTCCCGCAGGCCCCCCCCGGGCGCAgccgcccccccccgcgccccccccggCTCCGTCCCGCTCTCCTCGCTGCGGCCCGGCCCCAACCCCCACCGGGTCCTCGTGGGGCGCGTCGTGTGCTGCCTGCGGCCCCCGGGCGGCGTCCCCGTGTGAGTCCCCCCCCTACgaaccagtacaaaccagtacaaaccagtacaaaccagtacaaaccagtataaaccagtataaaccagtaggGACCCCTCCCAGTATGGTTCGATccactcccagtgcctcccagtgccccccaatcccctcccagtcccccccagtgccccctaatcccctcccagtccctcccagtgccccccaatcccctcccagtcccccccagtcccctcccagtccctcccagtcccccccagtgccccccagtcccccccagtgtgTCCCAGCGGTGGTTCCCGCAGGGCCCTGGGGCTGCGGGACGCGGCGGGCTCCGGCGTCGCCGTCACCGTTTACAATTCGGCCCCGAGCTGGGGGGCGGCCGTCGGCGACACCGTCACTGTCACCGAGCCCCTGCTga
- the TTC5 gene encoding tetratricopeptide repeat protein 5 isoform X5: MAAPAEEAAAEPDEEALRRLEELVSELLRFRDGLPAPPAPGNGAGRDPLEEEMEKTLKLMEEVEVSPEARGRALVLRARALGVCEAGSRRAEEALSRAVKLEPALAAAWTRLGERRWHRGDLEGARACFAGALQHGEDAEARRLLSMVLRAGAAPGGSPGPLRQSLAQAEAAVRCDPRDGRSWYVLGNAYVALFFSTGQSPDLARRALAAYAQAERVDPEAAKNPDLHLNRATLLQYEERWAQALEGFAAAAALAPHWPEPQKRRQELLDFLGRLCQGLQAGPGAAGRGGLRRRRHRLQFGPELGGGRRRHRHCHRAPADSAPRPPPRPELLVPLDPGGVSPLAAAQRAPPPPRRPWRPRPWPSAPPPSPN, from the exons ATGGCGGCGCCCgcggaggaggcggcggcggagcCCGACGAGGAGGCGCTGAGGCGGCTCGAG GAGCTGGTGTCGGAGCTTTTGCGGTTCCGGGACGGGCTCCCGGCCCCCCCCGCGCCGGGAAATGGAGCGGGAAGGGACCCCCTGGAGGAGGAAATGGAGAAGACCCTGAAGCTGATGGAGGAGGTGGAAG TGTCCCCGGAGGCGCGGGGCCGGGCCCTGGTGCTGCGGGCGCGGGCCCTGGGCGTGTGCGAGGCGGGTTCGCGGCGAGCCGAGGAGGCTCTGAGCCGCGCCGTGAAGCTGGAGCCGGCGCTGGCGGCCGCCTGGACCCGGCTGGGCGAGCGCCGCTGGCACCGAGGAGACCTCGAGGGGGCCCGGGCCTGCTTCGCGGGGGCCCTGCAGCAC GGGGAGGACGCCGAGGCGCGGCGGCTGCTCTCGATGGTCCTtcgggcgggggcggcgccgggggggtccccggggcCCTTACGGCAGAGCCTGGCCCAGGCCGAGGCCGCCGTGCGCTGCGACCCCCGCGACGGACGCTCCTGGT ACGTCCTCGGGAACGCCTACGTCGCTCTCTTCTTCTCCACGGGGCAGAGCCCGGACCTGGCCCGGAGAGCCCTGGCCGCCTACGCCCAGGCC GAGCGCGTGGACCCGGAAGCTGCTAAGAACCCGGATCTACACCTGAACCGCGCCACG cTCCTGCAGTACGAGGAGCGCTGGGCGCAGGCCCTGGAGGGCTTTgcggccgccgccgcgctgGCCCCACACTGGCCGGAGCCCCAGAAACGGCGCCAGGAGCTGCTCGACTTCCTGGGgcgcctctgccagggcctgcaGGCC GGCCCTGGGGCTGCGGGACGCGGCGGGCTCCGGCGTCGCCGTCACCGTTTACAATTCGGCCCCGAGCTGGGGGGCGGCCGTCGGCGACACCGTCACTGTCACCGAGCCCCTGCTgactcagcacctcgtccaccaccGCGGCCAG AGCTTCTCGTTCCCCTCGATCCGGGTGGCGTCTCCCCTCTCGCTGCTGCTCAACGggcgccgccccccccccgccggcCCTGGCGCCCCCGACCCTGGCCCTCAGCGCCCCCCCCGAGCCCTAATTAG
- the TTC5 gene encoding tetratricopeptide repeat protein 5 isoform X3: MAAPAEEAAAEPDEEALRRLEELVSELLRFRDGLPAPPAPGNGAGRDPLEEEMEKTLKLMEEVEVSPEARGRALVLRARALGVCEAGSRRAEEALSRAVKLEPALAAAWTRLGERRWHRGDLEGARACFAGALQHGEDAEARRLLSMVLRAGAAPGGSPGPLRQSLAQAEAAVRCDPRDGRSWYVLGNAYVALFFSTGQSPDLARRALAAYAQAERVDPEAAKNPDLHLNRATLLQYEERWAQALEGFAAAAALAPHWPEPQKRRQELLDFLGRLCQGLQAAPPGRSRPPPRPPRLRPALLAAARPQPPPGPRGARRVLPAAPGRRPRGPGAAGRGGLRRRRHRLQFGPELGGGRRRHRHCHRAPADSAPRPPPRPELLVPLDPGGVSPLAAAQRAPPPPRRPWRPRPWPSAPPPSPN; this comes from the exons ATGGCGGCGCCCgcggaggaggcggcggcggagcCCGACGAGGAGGCGCTGAGGCGGCTCGAG GAGCTGGTGTCGGAGCTTTTGCGGTTCCGGGACGGGCTCCCGGCCCCCCCCGCGCCGGGAAATGGAGCGGGAAGGGACCCCCTGGAGGAGGAAATGGAGAAGACCCTGAAGCTGATGGAGGAGGTGGAAG TGTCCCCGGAGGCGCGGGGCCGGGCCCTGGTGCTGCGGGCGCGGGCCCTGGGCGTGTGCGAGGCGGGTTCGCGGCGAGCCGAGGAGGCTCTGAGCCGCGCCGTGAAGCTGGAGCCGGCGCTGGCGGCCGCCTGGACCCGGCTGGGCGAGCGCCGCTGGCACCGAGGAGACCTCGAGGGGGCCCGGGCCTGCTTCGCGGGGGCCCTGCAGCAC GGGGAGGACGCCGAGGCGCGGCGGCTGCTCTCGATGGTCCTtcgggcgggggcggcgccgggggggtccccggggcCCTTACGGCAGAGCCTGGCCCAGGCCGAGGCCGCCGTGCGCTGCGACCCCCGCGACGGACGCTCCTGGT ACGTCCTCGGGAACGCCTACGTCGCTCTCTTCTTCTCCACGGGGCAGAGCCCGGACCTGGCCCGGAGAGCCCTGGCCGCCTACGCCCAGGCC GAGCGCGTGGACCCGGAAGCTGCTAAGAACCCGGATCTACACCTGAACCGCGCCACG cTCCTGCAGTACGAGGAGCGCTGGGCGCAGGCCCTGGAGGGCTTTgcggccgccgccgcgctgGCCCCACACTGGCCGGAGCCCCAGAAACGGCGCCAGGAGCTGCTCGACTTCCTGGGgcgcctctgccagggcctgcaGGCC GCCCCCCCCGGGCGCAgccgcccccccccgcgccccccccggCTCCGTCCCGCTCTCCTCGCTGCGGCCCGGCCCCAACCCCCACCGGGTCCTCGTGGGGCGCGTCGTGTGCTGCCTGCGGCCCCCGGGCGGCGTCCCCGT GGCCCTGGGGCTGCGGGACGCGGCGGGCTCCGGCGTCGCCGTCACCGTTTACAATTCGGCCCCGAGCTGGGGGGCGGCCGTCGGCGACACCGTCACTGTCACCGAGCCCCTGCTgactcagcacctcgtccaccaccGCGGCCAG AGCTTCTCGTTCCCCTCGATCCGGGTGGCGTCTCCCCTCTCGCTGCTGCTCAACGggcgccgccccccccccgccggcCCTGGCGCCCCCGACCCTGGCCCTCAGCGCCCCCCCCGAGCCCTAATTAG
- the TTC5 gene encoding tetratricopeptide repeat protein 5 isoform X6: MAAPAEEAAAEPDEEALRRLEELVSELLRFRDGLPAPPAPGNGAGRDPLEEEMEKTLKLMEEVEVSPEARGRALVLRARALGVCEAGSRRAEEALSRAVKLEPALAAAWTRLGERRWHRGDLEGARACFAGALQHGEDAEARRLLSMVLRAGAAPGGSPGPLRQSLAQAEAAVRCDPRDGRSWYVLGNAYVALFFSTGQSPDLARRALAAYAQAERVDPEAAKNPDLHLNRATAPPGRSRPPPRPPRLRPALLAAARPQPPPGPRGARRVLPAAPGRRPRGPGAAGRGGLRRRRHRLQFGPELGGGRRRHRHCHRAPADSAPRPPPRPELLVPLDPGGVSPLAAAQRAPPPPRRPWRPRPWPSAPPPSPN, translated from the exons ATGGCGGCGCCCgcggaggaggcggcggcggagcCCGACGAGGAGGCGCTGAGGCGGCTCGAG GAGCTGGTGTCGGAGCTTTTGCGGTTCCGGGACGGGCTCCCGGCCCCCCCCGCGCCGGGAAATGGAGCGGGAAGGGACCCCCTGGAGGAGGAAATGGAGAAGACCCTGAAGCTGATGGAGGAGGTGGAAG TGTCCCCGGAGGCGCGGGGCCGGGCCCTGGTGCTGCGGGCGCGGGCCCTGGGCGTGTGCGAGGCGGGTTCGCGGCGAGCCGAGGAGGCTCTGAGCCGCGCCGTGAAGCTGGAGCCGGCGCTGGCGGCCGCCTGGACCCGGCTGGGCGAGCGCCGCTGGCACCGAGGAGACCTCGAGGGGGCCCGGGCCTGCTTCGCGGGGGCCCTGCAGCAC GGGGAGGACGCCGAGGCGCGGCGGCTGCTCTCGATGGTCCTtcgggcgggggcggcgccgggggggtccccggggcCCTTACGGCAGAGCCTGGCCCAGGCCGAGGCCGCCGTGCGCTGCGACCCCCGCGACGGACGCTCCTGGT ACGTCCTCGGGAACGCCTACGTCGCTCTCTTCTTCTCCACGGGGCAGAGCCCGGACCTGGCCCGGAGAGCCCTGGCCGCCTACGCCCAGGCC GAGCGCGTGGACCCGGAAGCTGCTAAGAACCCGGATCTACACCTGAACCGCGCCACG GCCCCCCCCGGGCGCAgccgcccccccccgcgccccccccggCTCCGTCCCGCTCTCCTCGCTGCGGCCCGGCCCCAACCCCCACCGGGTCCTCGTGGGGCGCGTCGTGTGCTGCCTGCGGCCCCCGGGCGGCGTCCCCGT GGCCCTGGGGCTGCGGGACGCGGCGGGCTCCGGCGTCGCCGTCACCGTTTACAATTCGGCCCCGAGCTGGGGGGCGGCCGTCGGCGACACCGTCACTGTCACCGAGCCCCTGCTgactcagcacctcgtccaccaccGCGGCCAG AGCTTCTCGTTCCCCTCGATCCGGGTGGCGTCTCCCCTCTCGCTGCTGCTCAACGggcgccgccccccccccgccggcCCTGGCGCCCCCGACCCTGGCCCTCAGCGCCCCCCCCGAGCCCTAATTAG
- the TTC5 gene encoding tetratricopeptide repeat protein 5 isoform X1 gives MAAPAEEAAAEPDEEALRRLEELVSELLRFRDGLPAPPAPGNGAGRDPLEEEMEKTLKLMEEVEVSPEARGRALVLRARALGVCEAGSRRAEEALSRAVKLEPALAAAWTRLGERRWHRGDLEGARACFAGALQHGEDAEARRLLSMVLRAGAAPGGSPGPLRQSLAQAEAAVRCDPRDGRSWYVLGNAYVALFFSTGQSPDLARRALAAYAQAERVDPEAAKNPDLHLNRATLLQYEERWAQALEGFAAAAALAPHWPEPQKRRQELLDFLGRLCQGLQAVPICPAGPPRAQPPPPAPPPAPSRSPRCGPAPTPTGSSWGASCAACGPRAASPCESPPYEPVQTSTNQYKPVQTSINQYKPVGTPPSMVRSTPSASQCPPIPSQSPPVPPNPLPVPPSAPQSPPSPPQSPPSPSQSPPVPPSPPQCVPAVVPAGPWGCGTRRAPASPSPFTIRPRAGGRPSATPSLSPSPC, from the exons ATGGCGGCGCCCgcggaggaggcggcggcggagcCCGACGAGGAGGCGCTGAGGCGGCTCGAG GAGCTGGTGTCGGAGCTTTTGCGGTTCCGGGACGGGCTCCCGGCCCCCCCCGCGCCGGGAAATGGAGCGGGAAGGGACCCCCTGGAGGAGGAAATGGAGAAGACCCTGAAGCTGATGGAGGAGGTGGAAG TGTCCCCGGAGGCGCGGGGCCGGGCCCTGGTGCTGCGGGCGCGGGCCCTGGGCGTGTGCGAGGCGGGTTCGCGGCGAGCCGAGGAGGCTCTGAGCCGCGCCGTGAAGCTGGAGCCGGCGCTGGCGGCCGCCTGGACCCGGCTGGGCGAGCGCCGCTGGCACCGAGGAGACCTCGAGGGGGCCCGGGCCTGCTTCGCGGGGGCCCTGCAGCAC GGGGAGGACGCCGAGGCGCGGCGGCTGCTCTCGATGGTCCTtcgggcgggggcggcgccgggggggtccccggggcCCTTACGGCAGAGCCTGGCCCAGGCCGAGGCCGCCGTGCGCTGCGACCCCCGCGACGGACGCTCCTGGT ACGTCCTCGGGAACGCCTACGTCGCTCTCTTCTTCTCCACGGGGCAGAGCCCGGACCTGGCCCGGAGAGCCCTGGCCGCCTACGCCCAGGCC GAGCGCGTGGACCCGGAAGCTGCTAAGAACCCGGATCTACACCTGAACCGCGCCACG cTCCTGCAGTACGAGGAGCGCTGGGCGCAGGCCCTGGAGGGCTTTgcggccgccgccgcgctgGCCCCACACTGGCCGGAGCCCCAGAAACGGCGCCAGGAGCTGCTCGACTTCCTGGGgcgcctctgccagggcctgcaGGCC GTCCCTATATGTCCCGCAGGCCCCCCCCGGGCGCAgccgcccccccccgcgccccccccggCTCCGTCCCGCTCTCCTCGCTGCGGCCCGGCCCCAACCCCCACCGGGTCCTCGTGGGGCGCGTCGTGTGCTGCCTGCGGCCCCCGGGCGGCGTCCCCGTGTGAGTCCCCCCCCTACgaaccagtacaaaccagtacaaaccagtacaaaccagtacaaaccagtataaaccagtataaaccagtaggGACCCCTCCCAGTATGGTTCGATccactcccagtgcctcccagtgccccccaatcccctcccagtcccccccagtgccccctaatcccctcccagtccctcccagtgccccccaatcccctcccagtcccccccagtcccctcccagtccctcccagtcccccccagtgccccccagtcccccccagtgtgTCCCAGCGGTGGTTCCCGCAGGGCCCTGGGGCTGCGGGACGCGGCGGGCTCCGGCGTCGCCGTCACCGTTTACAATTCGGCCCCGAGCTGGGGGGCGGCCGTCGGCGACACCGTCACTGTCACCGAGCCCCTGCTga
- the TTC5 gene encoding tetratricopeptide repeat protein 5 isoform X4 → MAAPAEEAAAEPDEEALRRLEELVSELLRFRDGLPAPPAPGNGAGRDPLEEEMEKTLKLMEEVEVSPEARGRALVLRARALGVCEAGSRRAEEALSRAVKLEPALAAAWTRLGERRWHRGDLEGARACFAGALQHGEDAEARRLLSMVLRAGAAPGGSPGPLRQSLAQAEAAVRCDPRDGRSWYVLGNAYVALFFSTGQSPDLARRALAAYAQAERVDPEAAKNPDLHLNRATLLQYEERWAQALEGFAAAAALAPHWPEPQKRRQELLDFLGRLCQGLQAVPICPAGPPRAQPPPPAPPPAPSRSPRCGPAPTPTGSSWGASCAACGPRAASPWPWGCGTRRAPASPSPFTIRPRAGGRPSATPSLSPSPC, encoded by the exons ATGGCGGCGCCCgcggaggaggcggcggcggagcCCGACGAGGAGGCGCTGAGGCGGCTCGAG GAGCTGGTGTCGGAGCTTTTGCGGTTCCGGGACGGGCTCCCGGCCCCCCCCGCGCCGGGAAATGGAGCGGGAAGGGACCCCCTGGAGGAGGAAATGGAGAAGACCCTGAAGCTGATGGAGGAGGTGGAAG TGTCCCCGGAGGCGCGGGGCCGGGCCCTGGTGCTGCGGGCGCGGGCCCTGGGCGTGTGCGAGGCGGGTTCGCGGCGAGCCGAGGAGGCTCTGAGCCGCGCCGTGAAGCTGGAGCCGGCGCTGGCGGCCGCCTGGACCCGGCTGGGCGAGCGCCGCTGGCACCGAGGAGACCTCGAGGGGGCCCGGGCCTGCTTCGCGGGGGCCCTGCAGCAC GGGGAGGACGCCGAGGCGCGGCGGCTGCTCTCGATGGTCCTtcgggcgggggcggcgccgggggggtccccggggcCCTTACGGCAGAGCCTGGCCCAGGCCGAGGCCGCCGTGCGCTGCGACCCCCGCGACGGACGCTCCTGGT ACGTCCTCGGGAACGCCTACGTCGCTCTCTTCTTCTCCACGGGGCAGAGCCCGGACCTGGCCCGGAGAGCCCTGGCCGCCTACGCCCAGGCC GAGCGCGTGGACCCGGAAGCTGCTAAGAACCCGGATCTACACCTGAACCGCGCCACG cTCCTGCAGTACGAGGAGCGCTGGGCGCAGGCCCTGGAGGGCTTTgcggccgccgccgcgctgGCCCCACACTGGCCGGAGCCCCAGAAACGGCGCCAGGAGCTGCTCGACTTCCTGGGgcgcctctgccagggcctgcaGGCC GTCCCTATATGTCCCGCAGGCCCCCCCCGGGCGCAgccgcccccccccgcgccccccccggCTCCGTCCCGCTCTCCTCGCTGCGGCCCGGCCCCAACCCCCACCGGGTCCTCGTGGGGCGCGTCGTGTGCTGCCTGCGGCCCCCGGGCGGCGTCCCCGT GGCCCTGGGGCTGCGGGACGCGGCGGGCTCCGGCGTCGCCGTCACCGTTTACAATTCGGCCCCGAGCTGGGGGGCGGCCGTCGGCGACACCGTCACTGTCACCGAGCCCCTGCTga